Proteins from a single region of Bos javanicus breed banteng chromosome 7, ARS-OSU_banteng_1.0, whole genome shotgun sequence:
- the ABHD8 gene encoding protein ABHD8, producing the protein MLTGVTDGIFCCLLGAPPNAVGPLESVESSDGYTFVEVKPGRVLRVKHAGPAPAPTPPPPLSDAAQGDQSGLVRCQRRITVYRNGRLLVENLGRAPRADLLHGQNGSGEPPAALEVELADPAGSDGRSVPGSAGSGSGGRRRRARRPKRTIHIDCEKRITSCKGAQADVVLFFIHGVGGSLAIWKEQLDFFVRLGYEVVAPDLAGHGASSAPQVAAAYTFYALAEDMRAIFKRYAKKRNVLIGHSYGVSFCTFLAHEYPDLVHKVIMINGGGPTALEPSLCSVFNMPTCVLHCLSPCLAWSFLKAGFARQGAKEKQLLKEGNAFNVSSFVLRAMMSGQYWPEGDEVYHAELTVPVLLVHGMHDKFVPVEEDQRMAEILLLAFLKLIDEGSHMVMLECPETVNTLLHEFLLWEPEPSPKALPEPLPAPPEEKK; encoded by the exons ATGCTGACCGGCGTGACCGATGGGATCTTTTGCTGCCTGCTGGGCGCGCCACCCAATGCAGTAGGGCCACTGGAGAGCGTGGAGTCCAGCGATGGCTACACATTTGTGGAGGTCAAACCTGGCCGTGTGCTGCGGGTAAAGCATGCGGGACCCGCTCCGGCCCCGACCCCACCTCCGCCACTGTCGGACGCCGCCCAGGGGGACCAGTCCGGCTTGGTCCGCTGCCAGCGCAGAATCACCGTGTACCGCAATGGGCGGTTACTGGTGGAGAACCTGGGCCGGGCACCACGAGCTGACCTCCTGCACGGGCAGAATGGCTCCGGGGAGCCACCAGCCGCCCTTGAGGTAGAGCTGGCGGACCCAGCGGGCAGCGATGGCCGCTCGGTCCCAGGCAGTGCTGGGAGCGGCAGTGGTGGCCGGCGGCGGCGAGCCCGACGCCCCAAGCGGACCATCCACATTGACTGTGAGAAGCGCATCACCAGCTGTAAGGGCGCCCAGGCTGACGTGGTGCTCTTTTTCATCCACGGTGTCGGCGGTTCCCTGGCCATCTGGAAGGAACAGCTGGACTTCTTTGTGCGTCTGGGCTACGAGGTGGTGGCGCCTGACCTGGCCGGCCACGGGGCCAGCTCAGCGCCCCAAGTGGCCGCCGCCTACACCTTCTATGCACTGGCGGAGGACATGCGTGCAATCTTCAAGCGCTATGCCAAGAAGCGCAACGTGCTCATTGGGCATTCCTATGG CGTCTCCTTCTGCACGTTCCTGGCGCATGAGTACCCAGACCTGGTGCACAAGGTGATCATGATCAACGGTGGCGGGCCCACGGCCCTGGAGCCCAGCCTCTGCTCTGTCTTCAACATGCCCACGTGCGTCCTGCACTGTTTGTCGCCCTGCCTGGCCTGGAGCTTCCTCAA ggctggcTTTGCCCGCCAAGGGGCCAAAGAAAAGCAGCTGCTGAAGGAGGGCAACGCGTTCAACGTGTCTTCCTTTGTGCTTCGGGCCATGATGAGCGGCCAGTACTGGCCCGAGGGCGACGAGGTCTACCACGCTGAGCTCACCGTGCCGGTTTTGCTTGTCCATGGCATGCACGACAAGTTTGTGCCAGTGGAGGAAGACCAGCGCATGGCTGAG ATCCTGCTCCTGGCCTTCCTGAAGCTCATCGATGAAGGCAGTCACATGGTGATGCTGGAGTGTCCGGAGACCGTCAACACGCTGCTCCACGAATTCCTGCTCTGGGAGCCCGAGCCCTCGCCCAAGGCCCTGCCCGAGCCCCTGCCTGCGCCCCCAGAGGAAAAGAAGTAG